One stretch of Deltaproteobacteria bacterium DNA includes these proteins:
- the mreC gene encoding rod shape-determining protein MreC — MPIHATCALALAFYVVTVSSAAPEKGDPVTRVLAQSVKPIQKSLHALGSTIRNIQINFVAFKDLWNENQALKEQVAALEAERNRLFEAKLANDRLTELLEIRTRILRESVAATVISNSASSWFRTITVDKGAGSGVHRGMAVITPRGVVGRVVSVADDTAKVLLLTDHKSGIDIITQRTRVRGIVSGSVDGEPIVKYMGRNDDIRPGDRLITSGLDGTFPKGLLVGTIMEIADDGPGLFRRVRVSLAVDPLVMEEVLFISDKPRPSYSSAPQPDSQAAPSATP; from the coding sequence ATGCCGATCCACGCCACGTGCGCCCTGGCCCTGGCATTCTACGTCGTCACGGTCTCATCCGCCGCGCCGGAGAAGGGCGACCCGGTCACGCGCGTCCTGGCGCAATCGGTCAAGCCGATTCAGAAGTCGCTCCATGCGCTGGGTTCGACGATCCGCAACATCCAGATCAACTTCGTGGCCTTCAAGGATCTGTGGAACGAGAACCAAGCCCTGAAGGAACAGGTCGCGGCTCTGGAAGCCGAGCGCAACAGGCTCTTCGAGGCCAAGCTGGCCAATGACCGCCTGACCGAACTGCTGGAGATTCGCACGCGGATCCTGCGGGAGTCGGTGGCCGCCACGGTCATCAGCAACAGCGCCAGCAGTTGGTTCCGCACCATCACGGTGGACAAGGGCGCCGGCTCAGGAGTCCATCGGGGCATGGCGGTGATCACGCCCAGAGGCGTCGTGGGCCGGGTCGTCTCGGTGGCCGATGATACCGCCAAGGTCCTGCTGCTTACGGACCACAAGAGCGGCATCGACATCATCACGCAGCGGACTCGGGTGCGCGGCATCGTCTCGGGCTCGGTGGATGGAGAGCCCATCGTCAAGTACATGGGGCGCAACGACGACATCCGGCCGGGCGACCGCCTCATCACCTCGGGGTTGGACGGAACCTTCCCCAAGGGGCTTCTGGTAGGCACCATCATGGAGATCGCCGACGACGGGCCCGGGCTTTTCCGGCGTGTCCGGGTCTCGCTGGCGGTGGACCCGTTGGTGATGGAAGAGGTGCTCTTCATTTCCGACAAGCCACGACCGTCCTACTCCTCCGCGCCGCAGCCGGATTCGCAGGCAGCACCGTCCGCCACACCATGA
- the mreD gene encoding rod shape-determining protein MreD, producing MNLSLVYFGMGLTFVVLQATVLHLASWTPIIPDLTLILCVYLALNRPRVDAVWTTFLLGYAIDMLSSPQPGVNAVAFSAVFLVVYLAFRYVWAKGPLISAITVFVAVWLKVGALIAISPLFELSAGNWMVVGDAVLREALFSACIAPPLFLMLRSIHNRMETVKKPPSLANASS from the coding sequence ATGAACCTGTCGCTGGTCTACTTCGGCATGGGTTTGACCTTCGTCGTCCTTCAGGCCACGGTCCTGCATCTGGCGAGTTGGACGCCCATCATTCCCGACCTGACCCTGATCCTGTGTGTATACCTGGCGCTGAACCGGCCTCGGGTGGATGCCGTGTGGACGACCTTCCTCCTGGGATACGCCATCGACATGCTGTCGAGTCCGCAACCCGGCGTCAACGCCGTGGCCTTTTCCGCGGTGTTTCTCGTGGTCTACCTGGCGTTTCGATACGTATGGGCCAAGGGTCCGCTGATCAGCGCCATCACCGTATTCGTCGCCGTATGGCTCAAGGTGGGCGCACTGATCGCCATCTCACCGCTTTTCGAGTTGTCTGCGGGCAACTGGATGGTAGTCGGGGACGCCGTCCTGCGGGAGGCCCTCTTTTCCGCATGCATCGCGCCGCCGCTCTTCCTGATGCTTCGCTCCATCCACAACCGCATGGAAACCGTGAAAAAGCCCCCTTCTCTCGCCAATGCTTCCTCTTAG
- a CDS encoding rod shape-determining protein has protein sequence MRFLDKIYGLVSNDLAIDLGTANTLIYIKSEGVVCNEPSVVAVQKNGRGEKRILSVGAAAKKMLGRTPGSIVAIRPLRDGVIADFETTEAMLEYFIKQVHHRRSLVRPRVIIGVPFGITEVEKRAVRESAESAGAREVYLIEQPMAAAIGSGLPITEPTGNMIVDIGGGTTEVAVISLAGIVYSKSIRVGGDKQDEAIVQFIKRRHNLMIGERTAELIKITIGSAYPGDEIRTMEIKGRDLVAGVPKTVLISDEEIRDCLLEPINQILDAVRVSLERTPPELASDIVDRGIVLAGGGSLLRNLDSLISEETGLPVSLAQDPLTSVVLGAGKALDEIELLKDVTIN, from the coding sequence ATGAGGTTTCTCGACAAGATCTATGGCTTGGTTTCCAACGACTTGGCCATCGATCTCGGTACGGCGAACACGCTGATCTACATCAAGAGCGAGGGCGTCGTCTGCAACGAACCCTCCGTGGTAGCGGTCCAGAAGAACGGCCGCGGCGAGAAGCGTATCCTTTCCGTGGGAGCCGCGGCAAAGAAGATGCTGGGACGCACTCCCGGGAGCATCGTGGCGATCCGGCCCTTGCGGGACGGCGTGATCGCCGATTTCGAGACCACCGAAGCGATGCTGGAGTACTTCATCAAGCAGGTGCACCACCGGCGTTCGCTGGTCCGTCCCCGGGTCATCATCGGGGTCCCCTTCGGCATCACCGAGGTGGAGAAGCGCGCGGTCCGGGAATCGGCGGAATCCGCCGGGGCTCGGGAAGTCTACCTGATCGAACAACCCATGGCCGCGGCCATCGGTTCCGGGCTGCCCATCACCGAGCCCACCGGCAACATGATCGTGGACATCGGCGGCGGCACCACCGAGGTGGCGGTGATCTCCCTGGCCGGCATCGTCTACTCGAAGTCGATCCGTGTGGGGGGCGACAAGCAGGACGAGGCCATCGTCCAGTTCATCAAGCGGCGCCATAACCTGATGATCGGGGAGCGGACCGCGGAGCTCATCAAGATCACCATCGGTTCGGCCTACCCCGGCGACGAGATCCGCACCATGGAGATCAAGGGCCGCGACCTGGTGGCGGGCGTGCCCAAGACGGTGCTGATCTCGGACGAAGAGATCCGCGACTGCCTGCTGGAGCCCATCAACCAGATCCTGGACGCCGTGCGCGTGTCGCTGGAACGCACGCCGCCGGAACTGGCGTCGGACATCGTCGACCGGGGCATCGTGCTGGCCGGCGGCGGCTCGCTGCTGAGGAATCTGGACTCGCTGATCAGCGAAGAAACGGGGCTTCCGGTGAGCCTGGCCCAGGATCCCCTGACATCGGTGGTCCTGGGCGCGGGCAAAGCGCTGGACGAGATCGAGCTGCTCAAGGACGTGACCATTAACTGA